CAGGTTCTGCCTGGACCTGATCCACCTGGCCTAGGAGTCTCAGAGAACACAGGAGTTTATGCTTGCCCTCTTTCTGAGCCCCTCATTTCCAAGGCTAGATGGATGCAGTAGTGTGTCTCCACAGGTGAATGCCACTGTGCCCCTGCTGGGCCGCTCAGGACTGCTGGGGGAGCTGCGGAACAACCTGTTCACTGATGTGGCCTGTGGCAGAGGGAAAAAGGCCGATAGCACTTTCTGCATCACATCGTCGGGGCTACTGTGCGAGTTCAGCGACCGCAGGCTCCTGGACAAATGGGTGGAGCTAAGAGTGAGTGACTCTGGCTCCAGAACAGGGTCTGGCCTTGTCTCAAATCAGGGGAGAACTGACCTTGGGGCTGTAGACCCGGCTGGGCCTTTGTGCATGCTGAAGGGTGGGGACTGCAGGAGAAGCGGCAGAGCAGGGCAGTCCCAGGGATCCTGCATAACCACCTGCCCTTGCTCTTTCTCACctctcttccctgctctcctctcctgctcAGAACACAGACAGCTTCACAGTAAGTGCTTCTAGGTCTCCTCTTCCTCATGCTATTGCTTCCTCTTCATTGGGGTTTTCCTACCTTCCAATCTTAGTCCCTCTGATGGCCTAGAACAGTCCCTTGATTTTTTTACCCCACCTCCCAAATGTGCAGGGCTACATGCCCTTTGACCCTGTGCTGCTGGAGGGAGGGTATTTCTAGATGACAACTGAGGGGTTACCCAGACCTTGGCCTGGCTCTCTTTTTGTAAGTGAGTGCCGCTGAGGGCTTGGGAAGGATTAAACCAAGCTAACTAGGAAGATGGCCCTTACTTACCGAGCTCCTCTGCCCACAGACCACTGTAGCCCACTGCATCTCTGTAAGCCAAGAGTATATCTTCTGTGGCTGTGCTGATGGTACGGTGCGCCTTTTCAATCCTTCCAACCTGCACTTCCTCAGTACCCTACCCAGACCCCATGCCCTTGGAACAGATGTCGCCAGCATCACTGAGGCCAGGTGAGCGGTATGGGGCCCACTGTCCCATTCAGAGCTTCAGTCAGTGCTTCAGGGAACAGAGTGAAGAGTGTGAGGTGCCCAAAGATCCCCTTTGTAGACAGAAATCTGGGTTTCTTGGTACTTGTCAGAATCAAGGAGATTAAATAGTACAGAGGGCCATGGAATGTCTCAGTAAGTGAGTGTTGGGAGGGATGTGTAAAATCTGGACACATCTTAGGTGGTTTTAAGAATGACTcaagcagccgggcagtggtggcacatacctttaatcccagcactcggaaggcagaggcaggcggatttctgacttcgaggccagcctggtctacagagtgagtaccaggacaggacagccagggatatacagagaatccctgtctcgaaaaaccaaaaaaaaaaaaaaaaaaagaatgactcaaGGGATTGAAGTCTTCCTTCTGGTAGGTTGATGCCAGGAAATAGGTTCAGTTTTACAATTGAATATCTTGATAATCTGTAAGCACCAGAAAGATAAAATGTGTTATGGTaaagatacagaaagacacaGTCACGAATCATGCTAGAAGGGAAAGGGTGATGTGTGGTCATATTTATGGTTTGGTAAGTGTCCTCAgtagaagatgaggaggaggaggaagaagaggaggaagaggaagaagaagaggaggagaagaaagaggaggaggggaagaggaagaggaacaggaggaggaggaggacaaagaggaagaggaagaggagatgttGAGGTGCTGGAGATAGTACTCAGGGCCTTGCTTGTTAGataaatgctctaccactaagctatattcCAAACCTTATTTTGGTGGTATGTATGATAGTCTTGTTTTGATCTCTGTGCAGAAATACTCATAGAACCATCTAGATTTTGTTGTGCTCCATTGTAACCACAGAATTGCCTTGTTTGGTATTGGTGGTCtatgaatttgttagcatttcttTGCCCAGCAGAGTGTGCTCCTGAATTGGATCTCGAGGGACTTTTGAATTCTCAGTTGTACTTCCAAATCTGTAGGACTGGAGACAGTGTCCTGTGCTCCATTCCTTCCTTTGTGGTGactttctgtcctctctcccacAGTCGCCTCTTTTCTGGAGGGGCCAATGCAAGGTACCCAGACACCATTGCCTTGACCTTTGATCCAACTAATCAGTGGCTATCTTGTGTATACAACGACCACAGCATCTATGTTTGGGATGTGAGGGACCCCAAGAAAGTGGGGAAGGTGTACTCAGCTCTGTATCATTCCTCCTGTGTCTGGAGTGTGGAGGTATGTTGGATGGGTTTGCTGGAATTCCATTGTGAGAATAGAAAGTAGAGAACACCACGTACAGCCCTAGGGTCCCGCCTCTCTGCTTTCAATGGCTTCCCTGCCATAGATTCTAGAGCTTGAGTGTAAATGTTAGTGCCCGTGCATCTCAGCCTTCTTGTGTGTCTCTGCCTAGCTTGAGTTTTGTCTTATCCTGGGCTCAGGGATCTTGGACAAGTTACCTGACTAAGCCTTAGATTCCTTAACTGTAAAGTGAATTACCAGATTTTCTCAATTGTTCTAACAATGAGATGAAATAATGTAATTGAGAGATTATGGCacacaggaggagctgggaaaATGGGATTTTTCTTACTGTGTGCGTATATAAcagtaatatcttgttttcttactAAATGTCAGACAAATGGCTAAGTCTTAGCATTCTGCCTTGGATTTCATTCCcctttccatcttcttgagtaAACAAAAGTCCCAAAACAGAAGTCTAATTCTCTCCCTCTATCCATTCAGGTCTACCCTGAGATAAAGGACAGTAATCAGGCCTGTCTGCCCCCCAGTTCCTTTATTACTTGCTCCTCAGACAACACCATCCGCCTATGGAACACAGAGAGCTCTGGGGTACATGGCTCTACCCTGCACCGTAACATCCTCAGCAATGTGAGCCTCCTGTTTCATACTTAGTGCCCCCATGCTTATATACTTTGACCTTGTTTTCAGGGACTGGCTCCCCGAATCTTGATCTTTCAGCTTTTATTTGGCTGGACTCTATGAGCCAAGGGTTGATTTTACCCAGCATCCCTCTGTGCTTGCAGCCATCCTGCTGGAATTGCCTGAGCTGTCTCTTTTCACCTTTCCCAGCAGGATCTCATTAAGATCATCTATGTGGACGGGAACACTCAGGCTTTGTTGGACACTGAACTGCCTGGAGGAGACAAAACTGATGGGTCCCTGATGGATCCCCGAGTAGGCATCCGTTCCGTGTGTATCAGCCCCAATGGACAACACTTAGCTTCGGGAGACCGCATGGGGACACTTAGGTAATGTCAGGTTCTGAGCTAGGTACTGACGGCCTCTCATGGTGGCTGTGGTAGCTATCCTCAAGGGCAGGATTTAGGAGGGCTTGTCTCCCCCCAAAAccttagaaacaaaatatttatcccataaaatggaaagaatgagCTTATAGTGGTGAGCTCAGAAAAGGCCATCTCACATATGTAGCACAGCTATCAGTCGCAGATTGATCGGCATGAGGAAGCTCAAGATATGGGGTTCTAAGAAGGACATAATATTGTTTCTGTGGCATTCGTGAAAAAAAaatgcgccgggcggtggtggtgcacgcctttaatcccagcacttgggaggcagaggcaggcggatttctgagttcgaggccagcctggtctacaaagtgagttccaggacagccagggctatacagagaaatcttgtctcgaaaaaaaaaaaaaatgcatgtaacCTCTCATGAGGTACATACAACAGAGTAACCGTCAGTGTTCTTCAGAAATATTAAGGTCGTAGAAGATAAGGAAGAATGGAAAAACTACCACAGGCTACAGGAAACTAAAGAGGAGTGATAGTTAAATGCCATTTTGCACTCTTTAAGACCCTGGATCAAGTAAGGAcatatggaaaaaataataacatgttAATAAGATACCTAGTTAATAATATGTAAATGCTCTGGCTCTGATAATGTGCTGTTGTTATGCATGTTAGTTAAGAATTGGGAAAGGGAAATATAGAGCACCTGTAGTGTTTGAAGTTTTTCTTAAAGCTTAAAACCATTTGTTTAAAGGTGGGGAGAGGATGTAACAAAAGAAGGAGGTCTTTCCTCTCTCAGCCCGGCAATGGCGTCTCTTATTTGTAGGGTACATGAACTGCAGTCCCTGAGCGAGATGCTGAAAGTGGAGGCTCATGACTCTGAGATCTTATGCCTGGAGTACTCTAAGCCAGACACAGGTAAGGTCTAGCCCATGCCTCAGCAGGGTCTAGCTCTGGCACAGCCCCTCCTGTCCTGCCAGTGCTACCTTATACCTGCCTTGGCTTCTGATAATCTTGGGTCCTGTATTCATTGAGATTCTTTGATCTTTACAGGATTTTAAGAGCTCTGTCCCTGTTCTGTGGTTCATGTAGCTTTAGGGAGATAAGGCTCTGTCCACTTGGGGCTCTTTTCCGGGCATCACTAAGGGCCAGCTTAATGTGCACTGATGAGGTTCTTCCAACTCAGGTTTGAAACTGCTGGCATCGGCGAGCCGGGATCGTCTGATCCACGTGCTGGATGCTGGGCGGGAATATAGTCTACAGCAGACACTGGACGAGCATTCATCCTCCATCACTGCTGTCAAGTTTGCAGGTGGGGACCGGGCAGTTGAAGCTCTACATTCCTCTACCTACCACCTCCCTATATATTTATGAGAAGAGTCTgctgggaaggattgggaggtacCCAGGAGTCATGAGGTTAGGTAGGAAGACAAGTAGAATATAGACTTCTAGTCTAGGGGACCCTGAGCCAGACTGAAGGCTGAGAGGGGGCATGGGTTTTGTGGGATGCGCTCTGTTTTATTTGGTTGGTCCACCATATAGAGTAGCTCCATTGGGAAAAACAAGGGAAGGCAGGAGAAAGGCTGCCTTCATATGGAGGAAGCAGCCTGGCTCCTGTCCCCACAGCCAGTGATGGGCAAGTGCGAATGATCAGCTGTGGCGCAGACAAGAGCATTTACTTCCGAACTGCACAGAAGGTAAGGGCACTAAGTGTCCCCCAACATGGCAGGGGTGGGAACGGGTTTCAGGTTACAGGAGGTGAATGGAGAAGTGAGCCCTGTGACCTGGTGATGCATTTGGATGTGGTCTGCCCCTGCACTCCCTACTGCAGTCTGGAGAAGGAGTACAGTTTACACGAACACACCATGTGGTACGCAAGACAACCCTCTATGATATGGATGTGGAGCCCAGCTGGAAGTACACAGCCATTGGCTGCCAGGACCGAAATATCCGGTAGGCATTCCCTTCTCAGACTTGTTTATTTTGTGGGGAGAGGATGTGCTCCTGCCACAGTGAGCAAATGTGGTCAGCACTAGCTTCAGGAGTGGTTTTTTTGCTTACCAGGACATGGGTCCTGCAGATCAGACTTAAGCcttcaggcctggcagcaagtgcctttaccctctgagctattTTACTGGCCTCCACTTGTCCGACTTTTGTACCACATTCCTCTGTGTAGCTAAGTCCTCAAGTCTGCCTTTTTGTCCAGGCTTTCAAGCCTCTTTGAGGCAGCAAAGTTCTCTGCCTTGCCTGAGAGAATAGGCCTCGCCTGAGAGTAGGCCTCGCTTGAGAGAGTAGGCCTCGCGGTGAGGGGGAGCAAGCGAGAGAGCGAGCAAGCTCCGGGACAAATGGGAAGTGAGTGCTGCTGCTTCTAGCTGTGCTCTTGTGCTCTGTCCtcaggctgctgtgaacatatgCCTTCCTTCCCTTACAGGATCTTTAACATTAGCAGCGGGAAGCAGAAAAAGCTGTTTAAAGGGTCACAGGGTGAAGATGGCACTCTCATTAAAGTGAGCACCCCAGTGGGGCTAGCAGAGCCtgctgcctgccctgccctgccctgccctgccctgccctgctgctGGGCAGCTTGGGGTCAGTGCTAAGCGAGGAGGGATGCCGCTCCCCTACTCTTGCCTCTATGTCCCCAGGTGCAGACAGACCCCTCAGGGATCTACATTGCCACCAGCTGTTCCGATAAGAATCTCTCCATTTTTGACTTCTCCTCAGGCGAGTGTGTGGCCACCATGTTCGGTCACTCAGGTGAGTGTAGCAGCCACATCCCTATTTGGAATTGTACTTTTGTCCCTTGTCTATTGCCACACCACAATTCTGCCCATACTCTGGGAGGGATCAACTGACTGAAGCAAGGGTAGAAAGCCCTGTAGCAGAAGGGGGCAGTGTGGTTGGTacctttcccctctcccacatCCAGACTCAAAGCACAAAGCCTACGTGAGGATAGAACCCAACTCTCCCTCCCCTGCAGGCAGTACCCATCCCCATGGCTGGAGCACGCAGGAATTTGGTTAGGTCTTTGTGGCAGGACATGGACCATATACTTTACTCTTTACAGAGATTGTCACCGGCATGAAATTTAGTAATGACTGCAAACATCTCATCTCCGTGTCGGGGGACAGGTGAGCAGAAGCTAACTTCCCTGAGACAGATTCTTTTCTGTGCCCCCCTGTCCCTCCTCTCACTTCCTCTCATGGCGTCTCTGGGAAGTAGGTCTGAAGAGGGATTTTTCTTGGTGGGGCCTGACCTGGTAGTGGATGGTGGCCTGGATTGCCTTGCCAATTCATGGGAAGTGGGGATAAATGGTGTTGCCACCCCCAGAGTCCTTCCCTGCCCCTTATCCAATGCTGTGGCTCCACCCTAGCTGCATATTTGTTTGGCGTCTGAGCTCTGAGATGACCATCAGCATGAGGCAGCGCCTGGCTGAGTTGCGCCAGCGCCAGCGAGGAATCAAGCAGCAAGGGCCAACCTCTCCCCAAAGGGCTTCTGGAGTCAAACAGTAAGTGGGCCAGAGATGGGCTCTGCGCACTGTTGTCCACATGATGTGCAATCTCCCTGCACCACCTCATGTAGAACGTACTGTTCAGCAGCTCCTGGAATCCCAAGACCTGCCTTCTCATGCACAAGCCTATCACTGTTGGCTTCTGGCCCAGTGAGTCTTCTCTTCCATGACCTTTCTTGTCTTGGACTCAGGCACCATGCTCCAGTAGTACCCCCTTCTGCACCAGCTCTTTCCTCAGACAGTGACAAGGAGGGAGAAGATGAGGGTACTGAAGAAGAAGAACTGCCAGCTCTGCCCATCCTTGGCAAGAACACCAAGAAAGAACTAGGTTTGTGGCAGTTAGGTATAAAGCAGACAGGCACTAGCTGGTGTGGTGACTAGGCCAGCCCCATCTGGACCATGGGATAAGGAGGCTGGGCCATAACAATGATCATATGGGGGATGAGGATGTTCTGGGCTCCTGGTCCCAGAGGTGGAAAGGTAGGGAACACGCCTTCTGACTGCCTATTTCTGTCTAGCCTCAGGCTCTAGTCCAGCCTTGCTCCGAAGCCTGTCCCACTGGGAAATGAGTCGGGTAAGTGCCATCACTGACATCTGCTTCCAAGATTATTAGATGTGAGGGAGTAGCAACAGAGCCCTTTGTGCCCTTGTGAGGCATTTGGGTACAGGACCTGTCTACATGCTCCATTCCTGTTTCCAAGGAAGGCCTTATCATTGAGGTCAAGCAGCTGCTCTAGTTGGGGGTTAAGGGAGCATCAGTCTTTCCTTCTTGTATCAGGTGAGGTTGCCCCCACTAGAGGAGGGGTCCACCTCCTCATCTGCCAGGAGCCTGGGAGAAAAACCATTCAAGAgtagcttggttttgttttgagtcaggatctcactatgcagccctggctgacctggaactcatggaaGAAATGCCTTGCCACCACACTGTGCTTAAACCAGACCAAACCACAGCAGTAACAAACAAGCACCATGCAGTGAGGAGTGATGGTGTGAGTCACATGTCAGAGCAATAGCCCAACGAAAGCAAGGCTCCAGCAAGGAGAAATCTGGGGAGCTCTAGTTCTGAAGACCCCAATGAGGAAGTTAGTTCAGAGCAGTCAGAGGTAAAGGCTGCAGGAATGAATACCTGTTGCCGAGTGCCAGAGAAGGAGAGACATTTTCAGCAAGCCCCAAAGCAGCCAACCCTCACACGTCCCAAGTTGGGCTTTTGAGTCTAGTTGTTGGTAGCAGCCTCACAGAGTGGCCACGCcggtatgtgtgtgtctcagacCCTCATTGTTGGTTTGGCCTTAGTGCTGAGATGGGACTCTGGGTTCCGTTGGGTATCTTCAGAGAACAGAATTATTTAGAGTCCTAGCTCTAGACTGTAAAGGCAGAAACTAAAGCGTTCCTATTATGAGGTCTAGAATGTAGCTCCGAGTATACACTTTAGCGCTAACCTCGCCTGCAGGCCACTTAAGGTCCCACATAGACTTGGGCTAGTCACAGAAATCCTCTGTGCTTCTGTCCCCTTCATGTGTAAGATCTGGGATAGCAATGCCTCCTACTCTAGAAAATGATTGTAAAGATAAAATGAGCTAATACAGTGAGGGTGGCATTCATGCAGGCAATATACACATATGCTTGTTTGTTGATAGTATAATTCTGATTATTACTCCTTTTTTCACCACAACCACCAGGCACAAGAGACCATGGAGTTCCTGGACCCAGCTCCTGTAGCTAACACAGGACCTAAAAGAAGAGGGCGCTGGGCTCAGCCAGGTGTGGAGCTGAGTGTTCGCTCCATGCTGGACCTGCGACAGCTAGAGACCTTGGCCCCAAGCCCTCGAGGCCCCAGCCAGGACTCACTGGCTGTGTCCCCAGCTGGTCCTGGGAAGCATGGTCCACAGGACCCTGAACTGTCATATGTTAGCCAGGTGAGCTAGCTTTCTCCCAGCTCTCTAGAGATCTCAGGAAGCCTCAGCTAGCCTTGTGCTAACAACTGAGGCCTGAGCATGGGTACTTCTATGCTTTCTCTGTCTGTGACACGCATGGGTCATCTGAACTGCAGTTGTATAGAGCTGGCTGGGCTGTATTGTGAGTAGGGTGGGCCGAGGGGTAAAGGGAGCTTGGGGAGGACTCTTGGTGTTGAGTAGACAGGGCCTTGGCAGTCTGAGTGCCAGTACAGCTCTTCCAGAAGCTTAATATCCCAGCTGGAGCCTAGCCTGGCTTCCTGCCTCCTGTCCCCAGAGCTACAGTACTCTGCTTCCTCAGAACTGGTATTCACCAATCCTTGCCAACTTGTTCCTCCTCTCCACACCGTCTTCTCACGCCAGCAATTCTCACAAGTAccctttctttgtgtgtctccAGAATGAAAGGGCCCCTCGGCTTCAGGCTGCCCAACCCTGCTCCTGCCCCCACATTATCCAATTGTTGTCACAAGAGGAAGGAGTCTTTTCCCAAGATCTGGAGTCTGCACCCATTGAAGATGGTATTGTCTACCCGGAACCCAGTGACAGCCCTACCATGGATACCAGGCAAGGGTTGTGCCCTGGCCAGGACTCATGGGCTCTGCGGCCTGtactcttcctttccctctgagtTTTCTCACTTGGGCAATGGTGGGCCTCCAGGCCACCTCCTTCCTAGCTGTGTTCACAGACAGGAGCTGAGTGGAGCTGCTGACTTCTAACTGGCCTTCCTTCCCTTTGCTGGCCTTCCTGGCAGTGCGTTTCAGGTGCAGGCTCCAACCGGAGGATCCCTTGGAAGAGTGTACCCAGGCAGCAGGGGCTCAGAAAAGCACAGTCCCGACAGTGCATGCTCTATGGATTACAGCAGCAGCCGGCTTTCCAGCCCTGAACACCCTAATGAAGGTAAGGCTGCACCATGAGGAAGGGACGGTGAAGCAGGGAAGGCAGACCTGTGACTGATAGGTACAGTGTGatgcctttcccctcccccacatccagACTCTGAGAGCACAGAGCCCCTAAGTGTGGATGGCATCTCCTCAGACCTGGAAGAGCCAGCCGAGggtgatgaagaagaggaagaagagggaggcatTGGCCTCTGTGGGCTACAGGAAGGCAGCCCTCATACACCGGATCAGGAGCAGTTTCTAAAACAGCACTTTGAGACTCTGGCCAATGGGGCTGCTCCAGGTGTGGTCTGTGGGCCAGCCTTCAGTTGCTACATCTGCCCTTCTCCCCACACTGAGAGGGAGGGTCAGTAGGCAGTGCCTTAGGCTGCTTTGTAGGGGCAAGAACTTCTGACTCAGTTCATGGTTTCTGTGCCTCCTGCAGGGGGCCCAGCACGGGTCCTAGAGAGAACAGAGTCTCGGAGCATCTCATCACGATTCCTCCTGCAAGTGCAGACCTCCCCACTCAGGTACAGACTGTCCCCCACATGGCTGTGCTGACCTGGTGCTCCTACACCTGGCACAGCATGTCGCCTTCACATCTCTCCTAGAGTACAAAGTGGTGGTCTCACGCAAACCCTGTCTTGCTTTGTGCTTGTCCTCTCCTGGTGCATCTCTGTCTATGAGAGCATCTGGCCATCTCAGGGGGAGGAaagcactgagccttctctgGGCCTTCTTCTGAACTCATTCTCCCTGTAGGGAACCATCCCTATCCTCCTCAGGCTTGGCCTTGATGTCCAGACCTGACCAGGTATCACAGATGCCTGGTGAGCAGCTGAAAAGCAGTGGTGCCACTCCCCCAGGAGCACCCCCAGAAATGGAAGCCTCTTCTAGCAACACCAGCCCCAAGCAGGTGGCTCCTGTGCTGTTGCCACGACGGCGTAACAACCTGGACAACAGATGGGCCTCCAAGAAAATGGCTGCCACCCGGCCATTAGCTGGACTCCAGAAAGCCCAGTCTGTGCATAGTTTGGTACCACAGGGTAAGGAACCTGGTGGGCTCAACTACAGGCTGTGGGGAATATGAAACCTGTATGTGGGCATGCTGGAGGGAGGTGGGCCTAGTGTGGCCCTGCCAAGTCACCATGCTTGCCACTGCATGTCCCTTAGTGATCATGCACAGGGTAGAGTAGCAGCTAGGAACCGAGCCCTAGCATTTGCTTCCCTTCCTCACCACCTGACCTGCATCTGTCCCTGTCTCCGATGCAGATGAGGTGCCTTCATCACGTCCACTGCTCTTCCGGGAGGCAGAGATCCAGGGCAGCTTAGGATCCCTGCCACAAGCTGACAGCTGCTCATCTCAGCCCCACTTCTACCAGAACCCCACCACCAGTTCTATGGCCAAGCTAGCTCATAGCATTTCTGTTGGCGAGAATCCAGGCCTGGCAGCTGAACCTCATGCTCCTGCACCAATCCGAACCTCACCATTCAACAAACTAGCTCTGCCTAGCAGGGCTCACCTTGTCTTGGACATCCCCAAACCACTTCCTGACCGTCCTACTCTGACCACATTCTCACCTATGTCCAAGGGCCTGGCCCACAATGAAACAGAACAATCGGGCCCCTTGGTGAACCTAGGAAAGGTTCATACTACAGTTGAAAAGCACTCCTGTTTAGGGGAGTGTACTACTCATAAATCTAGGACAGAGTGCCAGGCTCATCCTGGCCCCAACCACCCCTGTGCCCAACAACTGCTGGTCAGCAACCTTCTCCAAGGCCCTGAGAGCTTGCAGCCCCTATCCCCTGAGAAGACTCGTAACCCTGTGGAAAGCAGCAGGCCAGGTGCAGCCCTGAGCCAGGACTCAGGTGTGCATGGCTCTCCAGTCTCACCTGGCCcatactttctgtctctgttagCCACTTTCTAGCTCCATCCCATTTCTGTGTGCCTATGCCTAGCCTTTGGCATTTTTTGTCCTGTCTGCTCCTGTTTTGGTCCATAAGTCACACCTCTGATGGTGAGACACTCTTGCCACCCTTCATGAGCTCCCCTTAACCCAGTGAACCCTTTAGTGTGTTCTGGATACTAGGGCTGGCTCTGGGGATAGAGGTAGGGCTGGCTTTTCCTTCTAAACTTTGTGTGGTGTTGGGGAAGGtgttgaaagagaaaaggggggagggaggcaagaggcagggaTTGTGGGCTGGTAGGGATCACAGCCCTGCTCGAGATCACAGCCCTGCCTGGGTTGGGATGCCTGAAAAAGCAGCTGGGCCTCACTGGTGTTTGTCTTTCAGAACTGGCCTTGAGCCTGCAACAATGTGAACAGCTTGTGGCAGAGCTCCAGGGGAATGTACGCCAGGCCATACAGCTCTACCAAGTGGTGAGTATTGGGCAGCACTGGTAGGCTGTGCTTGACAGCTGAGTGTCTAGAACAGTAGCAAAAGGTTCTACATGCTGAATGGAGCACTCAAAAATATTCTGAGCATAGTAAATGGGAGGGTCAGAAGCCAGGCCACGCCTCTCAACCCCAGAATCTGTTCGTTATTTCTAGGTAAGAAACAGGGTTGTAGCGTGGAACACCATATCATTCAAGAAAATCCCAATTCATGACTATTATCTCTTTTTTATATCCCAAAATGGTTTGGGCATTTTTGATATAAGAAACAATGTAACAGTCACATTTGAAAGAGAGTTGTTGGAAAAAGTTGTCAAGGAGTAGATGTCTAGTTGTCTGGAGGGATTCTCATTGGTCACTCATCAGAGTGACTGATCATCCTGCTCTTGTGTGTAGAACTCCTAGGCAGTCCCTTCTACTGGGCGGGCACCAGTAGACCCCCTTTTCCATATTCTACTTTCTACTGTTCTCCAGTTCTCCAGCTCACTTTCAGTGTTCCTGTTGCAGGTGACCAGCTGTAAGACACCTTCAGCAGAGCAAAGCCACATCACTCGTCTCCTGAGAGACACCTTCTCTTCAGTGCGTCAGGAGCTCGAGGCTCTGGCTGGGGCTGTGCTGTCCAGCCCAGGTGGCAGCCCTGGGGCTGTGGGGGCTGAGCAAACTCAGGCCCTGTTGGAGCAGTACTCAGAGCTATTGCTAAGAGCTGTGGAGCGGCGCATGGAGCGCAGACTCTGAGTTCCTGAAGCCTGTCCCAAGAGAAATGCTCTCCATTCCAATCTGTAGCCCTGCTTCCACTCAAGAAAATGTGGAAATGTCTGGAGTGGATAGCAGTGATCAGTGTTGAGAGAGGCAAAGCAGCTTTCCTGGCCACCCTCATGGGGCCcctgtatttattaatttatttccctGACTCTTGCCTCACTTCCTTGGGACTCCTGCCTCTAAAGCCCAGCCTGGGGCTCATAGCAGGGCAGGTCTTGAGTCTATGTCATCTTGGTGCTGTGAGGGGTAGGAGGGCAGCCTGCCTCACCTGGGGACATTGGGAAGGGCTGGCCTTCTCTTCTTAGAAGCCATTTGAAGTTACTTCAGGGATGAGCTCCCTGGGGTGGAGCATACACAGGGTACTCTGGGGTAGAGATGAAAGGTAATGTGGTATTTTGTAGCCTAAAGCCAATTGTAGACCTTTACCTCTACTCCCACACCAGCTGCACTCCCCTGCCTGCCAGAGCAGGGGTGGTTCCCCCCAACTCCTGGCAGTGAGAAAGGCTGCCTGGCCTCCAGGTTATTCCCAGCCATTAGCAGACTTGAGTTCCTATCAGGACCTGAGCCCCCACATTCCAATCCCATGTTCCCTGCAAGAGAGCCCTAGCGTTTTTCTGCCCCCATCCCTTTTCCCCCTTGTGGAGCTAGTTGTGGGATTTTGCTGCAGGACAGTAAAGCCCC
The nucleotide sequence above comes from Mastomys coucha isolate ucsf_1 unplaced genomic scaffold, UCSF_Mcou_1 pScaffold15, whole genome shotgun sequence. Encoded proteins:
- the Mapkbp1 gene encoding mitogen-activated protein kinase-binding protein 1 isoform X4, which translates into the protein MMAGEGSTITSRIKNLLRSPSIKLRRSKAGNRREDLSSKVTLEKVLGVTVSGGRGLACDPRSGLVAYPAGCVVVLFNPRKHKQHHILNSSRKTITALAFSPDGKYLVTGESGHMPAVRVWDVAERSQVAELQEHKYGVACVAFSPSAKYIVSVGYQHDMIVNVWAWKKNIVVASNKVSSRVTAVSFSEDCSYFVTAGNRHIKFWYLDDSKASKVNATVPLLGRSGLLGELRNNLFTDVACGRGKKADSTFCITSSGLLCEFSDRRLLDKWVELRTTVAHCISVSQEYIFCGCADGTVRLFNPSNLHFLSTLPRPHALGTDVASITEASRLFSGGANARYPDTIALTFDPTNQWLSCVYNDHSIYVWDVRDPKKVGKVYSALYHSSCVWSVEVYPEIKDSNQACLPPSSFITCSSDNTIRLWNTESSGVHGSTLHRNILSNDLIKIIYVDGNTQALLDTELPGGDKTDGSLMDPRVGIRSVCISPNGQHLASGDRMGTLRVHELQSLSEMLKVEAHDSEILCLEYSKPDTGLKLLASASRDRLIHVLDAGREYSLQQTLDEHSSSITAVKFAASDGQVRMISCGADKSIYFRTAQKSGEGVQFTRTHHVVRKTTLYDMDVEPSWKYTAIGCQDRNIRIFNISSGKQKKLFKGSQGEDGTLIKVQTDPSGIYIATSCSDKNLSIFDFSSGECVATMFGHSEIVTGMKFSNDCKHLISVSGDSCIFVWRLSSEMTISMRQRLAELRQRQRGIKQQGPTSPQRASGVKQHHAPVVPPSAPALSSDSDKEGEDEGTEEEELPALPILGKNTKKELASGSSPALLRSLSHWEMSRAQETMEFLDPAPVANTGPKRRGRWAQPGVELSVRSMLDLRQLETLAPSPRGPSQDSLAVSPAGPGKHGPQDPELSYVSQNERAPRLQAAQPCSCPHIIQLLSQEEGVFSQDLESAPIEDGIVYPEPSDSPTMDTSAFQVQAPTGGSLGRVYPGSRGSEKHSPDSACSMDYSSSRLSSPEHPNEDSESTEPLSVDGISSDLEEPAEGDEEEEEEGGIGLCGLQEGSPHTPDQEQFLKQHFETLANGAAPGGPARVLERTESRSISSRFLLQVQTSPLREPSLSSSGLALMSRPDQVSQMPGEQLKSSGATPPGAPPEMEASSSNTSPKQVAPVLLPRRRNNLDNRWASKKMAATRPLAGLQKAQSVHSLVPQDEVPSSRPLLFREAEIQGSLGSLPQADSCSSQPHFYQNPTTSSMAKLAHSISVGENPGLAAEPHAPAPIRTSPFNKLALPSRAHLVLDIPKPLPDRPTLTTFSPMSKGLAHNETEQSGPLVNLGKVHTTVEKHSCLGECTTHKSRTECQAHPGPNHPCAQQLLVSNLLQGPESLQPLSPEKTRNPVESSRPGAALSQDSELALSLQQCEQLVAELQGNVRQAIQLYQVVTSCKTPSAEQSHITRLLRDTFSSVRQELEALAGAVLSSPGGSPGAVGAEQTQALLEQYSELLLRAVERRMERRL